The following is a genomic window from Bordetella sp. H567.
CAGGATGGAAATCTGGTCTGCCTGGACGACCACATTGAGATGCTCTCCTCATTTCCGACGCGGAATGAAACGTGTGGTCGCGCGCGCCAGCGGCTGAAGCAGATCAGTCGCCCGACGCTATGTGCTGTAGCCATTCCTTGAGCGCAACGACCGGCGGAGCGTTTTCGCTTTCCTTCCGATGAAGAAGGTAGTAGGCCAGCTCGCAGCTTTGCGTTTCGTCGAACGGCCGTACTAAACGTCCTTCAGCCAGGTCCCTTTCGATAAGTGTGGTCCTTCCCAGCACCACGCCGTCGCCCGAAATGGCAGCCTGGATTGCCATCGCGGAATTGTTCAGCTGGAGGCCGCGATCGCAGTAGCCAGTCTTCCCATATCCCGCCTTTTGCAGCCTTGATGGCCACTTCGGAAATACGCCGAAGCCCACCATGCATATGTCGTGGATGCTGGTGATGCCGTAAGTCCGCGGACGCCTTCAGTGCATGCTCGCCTCTGAGCAGCGCCGGGTCGCAAAGGGGGAAGAAGTCCGAAAATTCAGAGCGAATTGCTCGTCTATTTGTTCCTGCGTGGCAGGAATCCTGCAGCGCGGCCTTGCCGGCGCGGGCATTCGCGAATACGACGTCGATGTGCCCGTGGGTTTCAACGATTTCCGCGATTGCCTTGTCGATCTGTCCCGGGGCACGAAGATCGACTTGCAGGGCGATTCCGTCGTTTCCCAGCACGCGTTCGGCACCTTTCGGGCGGCGGTTTGGAGCCGATGATGGCGACCTGGCCTTCGGCGCGGAACAGCTTTGCGGCTTCAGCCCGATGCCGGAGGTCCCGCCGGTGATCACGCTTACTTTGTTTGCCAGTTTGAGATTCATAGTCCTTCAAGTCCGGTGTGGCGGAATGCCACGTCCGGGTGGCTGAACTATCGCGGCCGGCAAACCGCGCGACAAATGAGAAGATCTGGCGCGCCGGGAAATAAAATAAAAACGATCTTGGCATGGATGCGGCTTTATTGGCGCCGGGCCACGGGGCCGCACGTCGTCGCAAGACGGAGTCACCATCTGCCTACGACGTGGCGTCATAGCCTGTTCTATATCCGGCCTTACGAGCCGGCGCCCGTGGTGCCGGTCGCATTGAAGTTCCTGACGGTGCCCTTCGCGTTGAAGAAAATGTTCAGATCGCGGCTGGTCTTCCGCTGTTGCGACTGGGCGGCCGCGTTGCCAAGCGAGCCGGCCATCCCCGAAAAATATTTCGAGGCTTCTCCGAGATAGTCCTTACCGTTGATCTGGTCTTCGTTGTAAGACCAGTAATCCGCGCCGTCCGGCTGTTCGCTCTTGTAGCGGGGCTCGCCAAACATCTGCACCACCTCGGCCTTGGTAGTCTGGTTCGCGACCAAATGCTGCTTGAGATAAGCCATGCTCATTTTGTCCTCGCCGCTGCCGCCATTCATATTGGCGCAAGCTGTAAGCGTGGAAAGCAACAGAACAACCATCAATCCGCGGAAAGACATAGATACTCCTGAGTAGGATTTTTCTGAATCGGACGCGGGGAGCACCTTACTTAAATGATTGTTACATCGCAAGTAACTATCGATAACGAAAAATTATTCAAAATTCGAGTCAACACGTATGCGCTTAGATCGCCAGACGGGTTTGCCATCCGCTTACCGAGCGGCGAGACTTTATCAAGATGATTCCGGCTGCATCCGGCTTGCCCTGCGCACATGGCGGATCGCCTGCGGCGCTTGTCCCAGCGTTCGGAGAAACGCACGTCGCATCCGGTCCCTGTCCACGAAGCCGACTTCGCGCGCGATGATGTCCATCGAATGGCGGCCCTGTTCGAGCATCAGCCTTGCCGCCTCCACGCGCAGGCGCTCTACGGCCTTCGCAGGCGATTGGCCGGTTTCCGCGCTGAAAGCCCGGCTGAACTGCCTGGGGCTGAGGCTGGCCACGTCGGCCAGTTCCTCGACGGACAGGGTATTGCGCAGGTGCGTGCTCGCGTAGTCGATGGCCTTTTGGATGCGGTCGGATTTCGGTTCCAGGTCCAGCAAAGCGGAGAATTGCGATTGCCCGCCGGCGCGGCGGTGATAGACCACCAGTTTCCGCGCCACCGTGCGTGACACTTCCGAGCCGTGATCGCTTTCGACCATGGCGAGCGCCAGGTCGATGGTGGCCGACATGCCCGCCGACGTCCACACCGATCCGTCCATGATGAAGATCTGGTCTTCCTCGACGACCACGTTGGGAAAGCGGCGCCGCAGTTCCGGGGCGAAACGCCAGTGCGTGGTCGCGCGACGGCCTTCCAGGACGCCGGCTTCCGCCAGGACGAAAGCGCCCGTGCAGGGGGCGGCGATGCGCCGGGATATCTTCAGCGAGCTCCGGACGAAGTCCATCAGACCGGGTGAAGAGAAGTCCGTTTCGACGCCCGAGCCGAACATGACCGTATCGAAGACCGTGTCACTGAAGGGCTGGGTTTCGACCCTGAACCCGGCCGAGGACGGCACCAGCCCGCCGGTTTCGGAGAGCAGCGTCACCTCGTAGGCGGGCTCGCCCAGCGTCAGGTTGGCCGTCTCGAATACGGTGACGGCGGCGAAACCCATGACGTTGAAGTTCGGGAAGACGACGAAACCGACCTTGTGCATATGTCCCCCTTGGGCATGTCCTAAATCACCATTATTTATGACATTTGAGACGTCAACAAGAGGACATATCCTGGGGGCTCTTCTCCCGCCATGTCGCGCGCCATGCGTGGCATGGGGATTGGAAAGCCATTTACGAAGGGGCCGGTCAAATGAGTCGCCGATTACTGATGCTAGCGCTGGGCATGTTCGCCATAGGCACCGATAACTTTGTCGTCGCCGGGATACTCCCCGGCATTGCGCAATCGCTGCATACCTCCGTCAGCCTGGCTGGGCAGATGGTGACGGTTTACGCGCTTTCCTACGCCATCATGTCGCCCGTGATGGCGGCCCTGGCCGCCGGCTGGCCACGCAAGCTGCTGCTGGTCTCGGCGCTGGGGATCTTCGTGATCGGCAACATCATCAGCGCGATGGCAGCGGACCTGAACACCGTGCTGCTCAGCCGTGCATTGGCGGGACTGGGTGCCGCCATGTTCGCGCCGACGGCACTGGGTGTCGCCGCGGCGCTTGCCGATCCGGCAAGAAAAGGCCGGGCCCTGGCGCTGGTGACCGCCGGCCTGGCCGCGGCGACCGCGCTGGGGGCGCCGATCGGCACCTTCATCGGCGGACTGGGGGATTGGCGGACCACCTTGTGGTTCGTGGCGGGCCTGGGCCTGGTCTCCATGATCGGCGTTTGGGCAGTCCTGGCCGCGGTTCCGCAGCCACCGCGCATTACCCTGCGCGAGCGGTTCACGCCGGTGCGCGACGTCCGGATCGCGCTGACCTTGCTGACCTCCCTGTTCGCCTTCGGTGGATTCCTGATGGTCTATACCTACGCGGGACCGGTGCTGCATCGCGCGACCGGCGGCGACGCGCGAGCGCTGGCGGGATTGCTTCTGGTCTGGGGTATCGCGGCGACCGTGGGAAACATGATGGCAGGCCATCTGGTCGATCGCTTCGGCAGCCGCAAGATCATTAATGTGGGACTGTTCGTCGCCATCCTGAACTTCTGCGTGTTCCCGTGGACCTCTGCCCATATCGCGACCGCCTTGGTGTCGCTGATCATCTGGGGCTTGATAGGCTGGGGGCTGATCGTGCCGCAGCAGCACCGGCTGGTGAAAATCGCGCCGCACGTGGCGCCGCTGCTGCTGGCGCTGAACAATACCGCCACCTACACCGGGCTTGCGAGTTCAGGCTTGCTGGGCGGGGTGGTGCTGTTGTTCGTGGATCCGCGATATCTCAGCCTGGTCGGGGCCGGACTGATCGGAATCTCGCTCTTGCTGGCCGCCTTGGTTCCCGAAGGCGCGCGGTCGCCGGCGGTCAATGCCGGCGCGCATCAGAACGCCTGACGCCTCTTGTGCAGCAGCGACTTTCGGCGGCGCTATCTCAGCAAAAAAAATGGCCTGTTCCAATAGCAGCACGCTGACGCCTGTCACTCCGGGCCGATGACGCTGCTGTGACGCGAAATCAAAAAAAATCTGCATGCGATGAAAGGCGTCCGGTGGCAGATGCCATTACCTTGGTAGCGTCCAGCGGAAGAAATTCTCCGAACGGTAGTCCCCATGCGCTGGAGCGTCCTCTAAATTGGAGTGCTTACATGTCTGGATCCACGACTAGCCTCAAGGCGAATAACGGTTATTACTGGAGGGTCGATCCCATCGGCAAAATGGTGTCGCCAAATGGTACTGTGACAGACGATCCCTATTGCCGTTTCACTATCGCAGGGTCAAGTATTTTTTCGGTAGGCGCCAGCTTTTACGTCGGACCTGGACAGGGCAACCAATCTGCGTACTTGTACGCTACGTACCAGAATGCATATGCGATGGGAAATATGAGCGGCACTGTCGACAACGAGGCCAACTGGATCACGATCCAGTTCCAATTGCCAAACTATCAGTTCGTGGTGTGCGATGGAAATGCAATTAAAATCGAAGATGACATGAACATGGACCCACGTACCGTCTTCCAATGTGATCCGCCTTTCCCTTCCTGATATCCGTGAAGGCGCCAAAGTGATGGCATGACGCGGAGCGGGCTTTCATTTCCTGGAAGTTTATTTTGAAATCCAGTTCTTCCGTTCTGAAGAAATGAAGGGCGACTGCATTTGCGAACTGCCGGCTGACATGAAAAAGTCCGTCGGCCCGAATAACGAACGTTTGCAGCTGCAGCCAACCAGGCGTTGGTGGAAAACACTGCGAGATGGGACGCGGGGCGGCTGATGCCTTCCAGGACCCGCCGAGGCGCATCCGCCTTTCGCGGCGCTCGCGGCCCATGGAGCCGTCAAGCCGGGTTGGTGTCTACGGCCACGTCGACATGGCGGATTTCCCCTTTCTCCACCACGTACTTCCGGTCCGCCACCATGTCCGCGAAGCGGGCGTTCTGCTCCGATAGCAGCACGCTGGCGCCTTGCTGCTTCAGGGCGATGATGGCCTGCGCCATCTGCTCCACGATGATGGGCGCGACGCCTTCGGAGGGTTCGTCCAGCAGCACCAGGTAGGGGTTGCCCATGAGCGTGCGCGCGACGGTCAGCATCTGCTGTTCGCCGCCGCTCATGTGGCCGCCCGGGCGGCTCTGCATGGCCCGCAGGTTGGGGAACAGGGTATAGAGCTGGTCGGTGCTCCAGCGCGGCGCGGGCCGGCCGTCCGGCCAGGATCGCGGCGGCTGCTGGCCGACTTGCAGGTTCTCCCGCACCGTCAGGTCCGCGAAGATCCGCCTGTCCTCGGGGACGAAGCCCAACCCTGCCTTGGCGATCTGGTCTGGCCGCTGATGGGAGATGTCCTGGCCCATGAACGTCACCTGGCCGCTGCGCTTTGCCAGCATGCCCATGATGGCTTTCAGGGTGGTGGATTTGCCCGCGCCGTTGCGGCCCATCAGCGCGACGACTTCGCCACGGCGGACTTCCAGATCGATGTCGAACAGGATGTGCGCGGCGCCATACCAGGCGTTCAGCTTCCGGACGCGCAACAGCACGTCCGCCTCGGGCGGCGTGGCGGCGATCCGGTGACCGGGAACGCCGGGCGGGCCGTCATGGGGCGCAGGTGGCCCGGGCTGCGCTTGCCTTGACGTCGACAAAGCCGACGCCTCGAAGGTGGACCCTGAACCGAAGTACACCGCCTGCACCTTCGGGTCCGCGCGCACATCGCGCGCGCTGCCTTCGGCGATCAGCTTGCCGCGGGCCAGCACGATGACGCGGTCGGCATGCGCAAAGACGACATCCATGCTGTGCTCGGTGAACAGCACGGCCATTCGGCGTTCGACGACCAGCCGTTTGGTCAGGGACATCAATGCATTGCGCTCGCTCGTCGCCATGCCGGCCGTGGGTTCGTCCATTAGCAGCAGCTTGGGGTCGTTGGCCAGGGCCATGGCCAGCTCGAGGCGCTTGACGTCGCCGTAGGCCAGTTCGCTGCAAGGGCGATGCGCCTGGTCCGCCATGCCGACCTGCTCCAGCAGGCCCAGCGCCTGCGTGCGGTATTGCGCCGCGGCTGGCCTGCCCATCGAGAAGACGCGTCGATGGTGGGACAACAGGGTCATCTGCACGTTCTCGACTACCGAGAGCGACGCGAAGGTTTCGGTGATCTGGAAGGTGCGGCCGACGCCCAGCCGCCAGATATCGCGCGGATGCAGCCTCGTCAGGCTTTTGCCGTCCAGGGTAATGGAGCCGGTGGTGGGCTCGATCTGCCCGCCCACCATGTTGAAGGTGGTGGATTTGCCGGCGCCGTTGGGGCCGATGAGCGCCAGCAGTTCACCGGGCGCGACATCGAAATCGATACCGTCGACCGCTGCCACGCCGCCGAAGCGCTTGCCGAGATTACGGACCTGCAGCAGGCTCATGGCGTGCCTCCCCACGAGCCCCTGCCGGAAGGCGGTTGCACATCGCCGCCGCCAGCATGCCAGCGTTCCGCCACTTGCCGCACAAAGCCGGCAATCCCTTGGGGGAAGGCCAGCACCAGCAGCAGGATCACGCCGCCCAGCATGGCGCGCCAGTACTCCGTGGCGCGCATGACGTTGTCCTGCAGCCAGGTGAACGTAGTGGCGCCCACGATGGGGCCGGCCAGCGTCTGGATGCCGCCCAGCAGCACCATGACCAGGCCATCGACCGACTTGCCGACGGCCATGACGTCCGGCGCGATGCTGCCCTTGGAGAAGGCATACAGGGAACCGGCCAGGCCGGCGAACAGGCCGGCGATCACGAACGCCGCCCATTGCACCCGCCTGACATCGATGCCGATGGCATCGCTGCGCAATGCCGAATCCCGTCCCGCGCGCATGGCATAGCCGAACGGCGCGAACAGCACGCGCCGCAACAGCAGCACCCCTGCGACCGCCAGCGCCAGCGCCAGGTAGTAGTAGGCGTAGCCCGTCGACAGCCAGGCCGACGGCCACAGGCCCGTGATGCCGTTGGAGCCGCCCGTCAATCCATCCCACTGGAACACCACGGACCAGACGATCTGCGAGAAGGCGAGCGTCAGCATGGCCAGGTAGACGCCGGACAGGCGCACGCAGAACCAGCCGAAAACCAGCGCGCCGAGCGCCGCGACCAGCGGCCCCAGCATCAAGGCCGCTTCCATCGGCAGCGCCAGGCTTTTCAGCAGCAATGCGGCGCCATACGCGCCCAGGCCGAAATACGCCGCATGGCCGAAGGAGTGCATGCCCGCCGGGCCCATGATGAAGTGCAGGCTGGCCGCGAAGAGGGTGGCGGTGAGGATGTCGGTGAGCAGGACGGTCGCATACGGAAAGCGATCGCCGATCAACGGCAACAGGATGAGAAGGGCGAGTAGGGTGCCGGCGAGGACGCGCAGGCCACGCGACGACGGCCGCAGGGGCGCTTCGATGGGCGCCGAGCCGCGCACCATGACGCTGGGACGGCCCAGCAGGCCCCATGGTCGTATCGCCAGCACGACGGCCATCACCAGGAATTCCGCGACCAGGGTCAGGGACGATAGCGAGATTTGAAACCCGGCGACGCTGACGGTGCCGATGGCGATGCACAAGGCCTTGATCTCCGCGATCAGCAGGGCCGCGATATAAGCGCCCGGTATGGATCCCATGCCGCCCACCACCACGACCACGAAGGCGTCGCCGATGGTGCGCAGGTCCAGGCCCAGGCTGGCCGGTTCGCGCGGCAGCTGCACCGCGCCGCCGAGTCCTGCCAGGGCGGCGCCCAAGGCGAAAACGCCGGTGAACAGCCAGGCCTGGTTGACGCCGAGTGCGCCCAGCATTTCCCTGTCCTGCGTGGCGGCGCGCACCAGTGTGCCCCAGCGGGTGCGGGTCAGCAGCAGCCACAGCAGGAACAGCACGGCCGGCCCGATGGCGATCAGCACCAGGCTGTAGGCGGGAAACTGCCTGCCAAGTATCGCCACGGCGCCGCCCAGGCCGGGGGCGCGGCGTCCCAATAGATCCTCCGGGCCCCAGATGGCCAGCGCCGCATCGTTGATGACCAGCACCAGCGCGAAGGTCGCCAGCAGCTGGAACAGTTCGGGCGCGCGGTAGATGCGCCGCAGCAGCGCCATTTCGACCAGCGCGCCGAATGCGCCGACGGCCAGGGCCGTGGACAGTACGCTGGCCCAGTACCCCAGGCCCGTCGCGCCGATACGCTCGGTCAGGCTATAGGCGACATACAGCCCGGCCATATACAACGAGCCATGCGCGAAATTGACGATGCGGGTCACGCCAAATATCAGCGACAGGCCCGAGGCCACCAGGAAAAGGGTGGATGCCTCGGCCAGGCCGTTCAGCAGCTGGACCAGTAATGCGTTGAGGTTCATGCAGGAAGATCCGGGGAAGCCGGCGCCAGGCAGGATGGGCGTACGCCGGCATCCTGGCGCGTACGCGCATGCCTGCCGCCGCTCCGGGGCGCCGCGATCAGTGCGCGGGGCGCAGCTTCCTGACTTCCTCGTCGGAAGGCAGGAAGTCCGCGCCGTTCATGTAGCGGTAGTCGACCATGATGCCCTTGCCGTCCTTCTGCGCGAGCTTGCCGACGAAGGCGCCCATGGTGGATTGATGGTCGATGGCGCGGTAGGTGATAGTGCCGAAGGGCGTGTCCGCTTTCAGGCCTTCGAAGGCCGCGATCAGTTTTTCCGTATCGGCGCCGCCGGCTTTCTTCATGCCGGCCGCCATGGACATGACCGAGCTGTAGCCGATGATGGAGCCCAGGCGGGGGTAGTCCTTGTAGCGGTCCTGGTAGGCCTTCAGGAAGGCTGCGTGCTCCGGCGTCTGGATGGAATACCAGGGATAGCCGGTAACGATCCATCCCGCGGGCGTTTCCTCCTTGAGGGGATCCAGGTATTCCGGTTCGCCGCTCAGCAGGCTGACGACGGGCGTCTTGGGAAACAGCCCGCGTGTCGTGCCCTCGCGAACGAGTTTCGCGACATCCGCGGCGAACAGCACGTTGAAGATCGCGTCCGGCTTGGCGTCGGCCAGGGCCTGCACGACGCTGCCCGCGTCGATCTTGCCCAGCGGGGTAGCCTGTTCGTTGACGAACTCGACGTCGGGCTGGGCCTTCTTCATCAAGGCCTTGAAGGTGGCGGCCGCGGACTGGCCGTACTCGTAGTTGGGGTAGACGATGGCCCAGCGCTTCTTGTTCAGCTTGGCCGCCTCCGGCACCAGCATGGCGGTCTGCATGTAG
Proteins encoded in this region:
- a CDS encoding ABC transporter permease, translating into MNLNALLVQLLNGLAEASTLFLVASGLSLIFGVTRIVNFAHGSLYMAGLYVAYSLTERIGATGLGYWASVLSTALAVGAFGALVEMALLRRIYRAPELFQLLATFALVLVINDAALAIWGPEDLLGRRAPGLGGAVAILGRQFPAYSLVLIAIGPAVLFLLWLLLTRTRWGTLVRAATQDREMLGALGVNQAWLFTGVFALGAALAGLGGAVQLPREPASLGLDLRTIGDAFVVVVVGGMGSIPGAYIAALLIAEIKALCIAIGTVSVAGFQISLSSLTLVAEFLVMAVVLAIRPWGLLGRPSVMVRGSAPIEAPLRPSSRGLRVLAGTLLALLILLPLIGDRFPYATVLLTDILTATLFAASLHFIMGPAGMHSFGHAAYFGLGAYGAALLLKSLALPMEAALMLGPLVAALGALVFGWFCVRLSGVYLAMLTLAFSQIVWSVVFQWDGLTGGSNGITGLWPSAWLSTGYAYYYLALALAVAGVLLLRRVLFAPFGYAMRAGRDSALRSDAIGIDVRRVQWAAFVIAGLFAGLAGSLYAFSKGSIAPDVMAVGKSVDGLVMVLLGGIQTLAGPIVGATTFTWLQDNVMRATEYWRAMLGGVILLLVLAFPQGIAGFVRQVAERWHAGGGDVQPPSGRGSWGGTP
- a CDS encoding MFS transporter encodes the protein MSRRLLMLALGMFAIGTDNFVVAGILPGIAQSLHTSVSLAGQMVTVYALSYAIMSPVMAALAAGWPRKLLLVSALGIFVIGNIISAMAADLNTVLLSRALAGLGAAMFAPTALGVAAALADPARKGRALALVTAGLAAATALGAPIGTFIGGLGDWRTTLWFVAGLGLVSMIGVWAVLAAVPQPPRITLRERFTPVRDVRIALTLLTSLFAFGGFLMVYTYAGPVLHRATGGDARALAGLLLVWGIAATVGNMMAGHLVDRFGSRKIINVGLFVAILNFCVFPWTSAHIATALVSLIIWGLIGWGLIVPQQHRLVKIAPHVAPLLLALNNTATYTGLASSGLLGGVVLLFVDPRYLSLVGAGLIGISLLLAALVPEGARSPAVNAGAHQNA
- a CDS encoding LysR substrate-binding domain-containing protein, with translation MAIQAAISGDGVVLGRTTLIERDLAEGRLVRPFDETQSCELAYYLLHRKESENAPPVVALKEWLQHIASGD
- a CDS encoding ABC transporter substrate-binding protein — protein: MDIKKTARKPAAGRLVRAAALTSVSFALALLGLAFPPSAAAQGGAIKIGEINSYKSQPAFLEPYRKGMELAVEQVNAAGGIDGRKLELITRDDNANPGDAVRAAEELLSRERVDVLMGSFLSNIGLALTDFARQKKVFFLASEPLTDKIVWQDGNRYTFRLRVSTYMQTAMLVPEAAKLNKKRWAIVYPNYEYGQSAAATFKALMKKAQPDVEFVNEQATPLGKIDAGSVVQALADAKPDAIFNVLFAADVAKLVREGTTRGLFPKTPVVSLLSGEPEYLDPLKEETPAGWIVTGYPWYSIQTPEHAAFLKAYQDRYKDYPRLGSIIGYSSVMSMAAGMKKAGGADTEKLIAAFEGLKADTPFGTITYRAIDHQSTMGAFVGKLAQKDGKGIMVDYRYMNGADFLPSDEEVRKLRPAH
- a CDS encoding GlxA family transcriptional regulator, whose protein sequence is MHKVGFVVFPNFNVMGFAAVTVFETANLTLGEPAYEVTLLSETGGLVPSSAGFRVETQPFSDTVFDTVMFGSGVETDFSSPGLMDFVRSSLKISRRIAAPCTGAFVLAEAGVLEGRRATTHWRFAPELRRRFPNVVVEEDQIFIMDGSVWTSAGMSATIDLALAMVESDHGSEVSRTVARKLVVYHRRAGGQSQFSALLDLEPKSDRIQKAIDYASTHLRNTLSVEELADVASLSPRQFSRAFSAETGQSPAKAVERLRVEAARLMLEQGRHSMDIIAREVGFVDRDRMRRAFLRTLGQAPQAIRHVRRASRMQPESS
- a CDS encoding ABC transporter ATP-binding protein, with the translated sequence MAATPPEADVLLRVRKLNAWYGAAHILFDIDLEVRRGEVVALMGRNGAGKSTTLKAIMGMLAKRSGQVTFMGQDISHQRPDQIAKAGLGFVPEDRRIFADLTVRENLQVGQQPPRSWPDGRPAPRWSTDQLYTLFPNLRAMQSRPGGHMSGGEQQMLTVARTLMGNPYLVLLDEPSEGVAPIIVEQMAQAIIALKQQGASVLLSEQNARFADMVADRKYVVEKGEIRHVDVAVDTNPA